One Spinacia oleracea cultivar Varoflay chromosome 4, BTI_SOV_V1, whole genome shotgun sequence DNA segment encodes these proteins:
- the LOC110779709 gene encoding uncharacterized protein codes for MKWHKEELDVILVPVGLLLMFGYHLYLLYRYLRRSEDTTIGFDNHCQKIWVQKLMQIDAMSRGPAFTVMSSTLVSVNFMASTSLTLSSLIGAWIGTSTSSRNEIVGRMIYGDTGLTINSIKYISILLFFLLAFASFIQSSRCYVQANLLISMPKAQVPIEYIVEALIHGGNFWQVGLRAIYFAITMLMWMFGPIPMFISSAATVAVLYVLDVNNNYLYDFNESSDKQEERNKSVMRGFEQLGSNCGVQATPFSTTIFSAAVVS; via the exons ATGAAGTGGCATAAGGAGGAGCTAGATGTGATCCTGGTACCAGTAGGGTTATTATTGATGTTTGGATACCATTTATATCTGTTATACAGATACCTCAGAAGATCAGAAGATACTACTATTGGCTTTGATAACCACTGTCAGAAAATATGGGTCCAGAAACTTATGCAG ATTGATGCAATGAGTAGAGGCCCAGCCTTCACAGTAATGAGCAGCACATTAGTTTCTGTAAATTTCATGGCATCAACATCTTTAACCCTAAGCTCTTTGATTGGTGCATGGATTGGAACCTCAACTTCCTCCAGAAATGAAATAGTGGGAAGAATGATATATGGAGACACAGGACTAACAATCAATTCCATCAAATACATTAGCATCCTCTTATTTTTCTTGCTTGCTTTCGCGTCTTTTATCCAATCTTCAAGGTGTTATGTCCAGGCTAACCTTCTCATAAGTATGCCAAAGGCTCAAGTCCCTATAGAATATATCGTCGAGGCCTTAATTCACGGTGGAAATTTTTGGCAGGTGGGTTTAAGGGCTATTTACTTTGCTATAACAATGTTAATGTGGATGTTTGGTCCGATCCCTATGTTCATTTCCTCCGCTGCAACGGTTGCTGTTTTGTATGTTCTTGATGTTAATAACAACTACTTGTATGATTTTAACGAGTCAAGTGATAAACAagaagaaagaaacaaatctGTTATGAGGGGTTTTGAGCAACTGGGTAGTAATTGTGGAGTCCAAGCAACACCATTTTCCACAACAATATTTTCTGCTGCTGTTGTTTCCTGA